A single window of Aphidius gifuensis isolate YNYX2018 linkage group LG1, ASM1490517v1, whole genome shotgun sequence DNA harbors:
- the LOC122860514 gene encoding uncharacterized protein LOC122860514, with protein sequence MTTALNMQTLMGSLLWLLFVADAKTSVVPPPWANPLNNPCAAQPRGWQLLYWPQDGKCYKIFQIGAPCPETMELGPSAKGGGVVAECRCPPGTAQSSEDSFCYRIFSNASCPKGQYFAPIADDSNVSGSKRFGECKTPEPCPERGQVFWPRDKKCYSRLTRGPCPKGQLLTLNNDNLTICSCSTEGELNMYHWPGENVGCYEHYTKGPCTEPGELFLPGGTCGCQKNLPHYHSDTKMCYQLGEIGPCPLGHHFTVTTIEKEKDEEIHGKCICKPNHVLYNDGLCYRLYTRGPCKSGDFLINSTSCIQIPCKRSRLYFPREKTCYRIGSKGPCPNGQVVLYDQSNRPSIDGISYNGICGCPNELKLIGKCYEEDKSCEHLPGMFYIQKKCYKLYTQGPCGNGEWLVAKRQHRNEDNLEWNLMKTDDKVHCECRPGYQKITDANKDNSDLETNSLTGLGECQPPTVSLARFLNDNIKIYI encoded by the exons ATGACTACTGCATT AAATATGCAGACTTTAATGGGTTCATTATTATGGCTGTTATTTGTGGCTGATGCTAAAACATCAGTGGTTCCACCACCATGGGCAAATCCATTGAATAATCCATGTGCTGCACAACCAAGAGGTTGGCAATTGTTATACTGGCCTCAAGATGGAAAATGCTACAAGATATTTCAA attGGAGCACCATGCCCAGAGACAATGGAACTTGGACCATCAGCAAAAGGAGGTGGAGTTGTTGCTGAATGTAGATGTCCACCAGGTACAGCTCAATCATCAGAAGATTCATTTTGTTAtcgaattttttcaaatgcttCTTGTCCAAAAGGACAATATTTTGCACCAATTGCTGATGATTCAAATGTATCAgg ATCAAAACGTTTTGGAGAATGTAAAACACCTGAACCATGCCCAGAACGTGGTCAAGTATTTTGGCCACgtgataaaaaatgttattcacGATTAACACGTGGACCATGTCCAAAAGGACAATTATTaactttaaataatgataatttaacaatttgttCTTGCTCAACCGAAGGTGAATTAAATATGTATCATTGGCCAGGTGAAAATGTTGGTTGTTATGAACACTACACAAAAGGTCCTTGTACTGAACCtggtgaattatttttaccgGGAGGTACATGTggttgtcaaaaaaatttaccgcATTATCATTCAGATACAAAAATGTGCTATCAACttg GAGAAATTGGACCATGTCCATTGGGACATCATTTTACAGTAACgacaattgaaaaagaaaaagatgaagaaatACATGGTAAATGTATATGTAAACCAAATCATGTATTATACAATGATGGCTTGTGTTATAGATTATACACACGTGGTCCATGTAAATCaggtgattttttaataaattcaacaagcTGTATACAAATACCATGTAAACGTAGTAGACTTTATTTTCCACGTGAAAAAACATGCTATAGAATTGGATCAAAAGGACCATGTCCAAATGGACAAGTTGTACTTTATGATCAATCAAATCGTCCATCAATTGATGGTATAAGTTACAATGGCATATGTGGTTGTCCAAATGAACTTAAACTAATTGGTAAATGTTATGAAGAGGATAAATCATGTGAACATTTACCTGGTatgttttatatacaaaaaaaatgttataaattatatacacaagGACCATGTGGTAATGGAGAATGGCTTGTTGCTAAAAGACAACATAGAAATGAAGATAATTTAGAATGGAATTTAATGAAAACAGATGACAAAGTACACTGTGAATGTCGACCAGGGTATCAAAAAATAACTGATGCTAATAAAGACAATTCTGATCTTGAAACAAATTCATTGACTGGACTTGGAGAATGTCAGCCACCAACAGTTAGTCTTGCtagatttttaaatgataatattaaaatttatatttaa